The DNA window GCCTTTAGCATATAGTTTCAAGCAACAAGCCATACCAGTTACTTACAAGTTGGGACTTCTGGTTTACATTCAGCATAAAGAATAATTCGAGACATGTGGATTTTGGGACACAAGACTTCCTGCAACTAAGCGGCGCTTGGTGAAGAAGTTAACTCAACAATGGCTATACTACAATCTAAATGTTTGGTCTCTTTCATGGGTAACTTTTGAGTACTAAGGTTTGTACACTCAATACATATCACTGTTATCTCATTCAAGTTCTGGAGCCTGATTTGATTATGAGATGGAATCACCTACCCTAGTAAATAACAATCCAATACTTCATGTATGCCTAAGCATGTCTTGGCCGATATAAACATCTTAATGCACATCATTATTATAAATGTTCCATCACATGAAGACAAGCCCGTGACGCCGTTGTGGTACAGATCCACTCCCCGCCCTGTAGATCTCAGCAGCTCATGGCAGGTGCACCCCATATGGATGTGGGCACATGCCAACCCCAGATCGTGTCCATAGCTTCCAAGGCCGAGCTCTACCACCACTTCCTATGACCTTGATACACTAGTGCCACGACCCATATCAGTTTTACTTAACCCGTCACCAGCTGAACGGATCTTCGATACATTTGAATTAATTCAAAGGATCAACCGCCAACACCTCTCGCCTTTTCTTGCTCCACGCCCGGCCTAACTGACCCGACCTCCAACGAATGTTTGCGACAACCTCCAACATTGCGACCACATACACTCACTCACCAAGGCAGCCGTTCGCGGACGAAAATGTCTTCGCCTTCAATGTTCAATCGTATCCCGAGTCCCCGTCAGCGACTGTCCATTCCTTTGCGAAGCCCTCCGATCCGAGAAGTCAGCGAGTATGATTTAGATGAGCTGGAACCCAGGAGTGACGACGTTCTCTTCGATCAAGAACCCCCTCGCCCTAGACTTAGAAAGAACATGCAACCTGTATCAACTACATCTACTCGTCGATCTTCTTCACTTGCCTCATGGGATAGCAAACATCGCTATTCTAATTCCCCACCTAATACCAGATCTAAACCAATCTTTGCAGGACCACCGCCTCCGATCGCATCGTCTGTGATGATAAACCAACAAACATCTCGACAATCTACAGTGTCAAGCCATGGTGATAATGGAAGGGGCTATGGATTACTTTCGGCCAGTAGATTTGGGTCGAGTAGCCCGAGCCAGAAGCACGTGGATAATCGACCACGTCTCGATTCAATATGGAGAAGTTTACAGAGGCGAGAAAAGGCCCTTGAACGAGACATCCAGCAACTCCTGGATCTTCAAGCGTCAGGTCTAATTGCTGGCAGTGGGGAAGGAGGGTCCGAAAGTAATTTTGGAAGTGACACAGGGACAGGAGAGAGCACATTCTATTCCACGGCTACATCCAAGTCTCGCATGATGAACTCGCTACATATGCCTACCCGATCCACACCAGATGGAAACGTAATCCCCGTGAGGCAGCCTGTATCAAACAAGCCTCGCGGTCTCAAGTCGGCTCGAGTCGGCCTACAGCGCGCCATGGCTGCCTTGTCTGAGCTGAAGACCGAGGAAGATTTACATTTGAGCACCGCCCTCGAGCAAAGAAAAGATGCATTGGCTTATCTTGATAAGATGAGTAAGAGACGGGACGATATTTACTCCGAACTACATGCGCtggaagacgatgaagaggagcCTTTGGGCCAAGAACTCCGATCGCTGCAAGCAGAGCAGCAAGAACTAGACCACGATATTCAACGCCTCGAAGAAAAACTTGCTGGAGCAAAGAGACGCCGCAGATGGGTGCGAGAAAAGATGGAAGATGTCAAAGGTCGACGAGAGGCAGGTTTGAGTGGATACAGGGCAGCTGGCAGAGACATCGATATGGAGGTCAGAACACTGATGCAAACGCCGCCAGTCACGCCGTTGGATGTCGATGCTCTTGGTCACGGTGGAAGCTCGCGACCGAAAGAAAACATGGATATTTTGCGAGGTACCGAATTTCTACAACTTCGCCCCGAACGCCGTACGGTGGAAATGGCAAGAACATGGTGGCAAGGAGAAATCACAGCCCTTGAGTGTCGCAAGGCACAAATTTCAGAAGACCGCCAAGCTTTAGTCGAAGGTTCAGAAGTATGGTCTGATGTCACTGGGCTGGTCGCGCAATTTGAGGCAAAGCTGCGAGAGCTTGTGAAAGCTAGCCAGGCTGGGGATGCCGATGAAGAGCCTCAACAAGCCGCTATGCAAAATCAGCTGTCTGAAATGGATGATGTCGTTCAAGAGTTACAGAAGCGATTGCAATTGGTTGAATCAAAGCACTGGAATCTTCTCATATGCGCAATTGGCGCTGAGCTGGAAGCGTTTGTCGAAGCCAAGGCGCTCCTGAGAGACACCCTTGGGCTCCCTGAACCTACCGCTGCAGTCGATTCTCCTACGCACGATGACCCCCTAGACAAGGCAGAGGAGATAAGCCAAGAGGAACGGGCGGAAAGTCACGATGAGAGCGACAACGAAGTTCCCGCCGACTTGCTGGTCTCTGGAATGGAGAGCCATGATCTCGAACTTCCAGAAAGTCCCCAACAGCAGAGTGTGATTTTGAGAAGAGGCAGCACAGGAAATAATGAGGTACCAGCCGAGTTTTTCGCAGAACTCCACGATCCGAACAAGATTGAATAGGATGCTGAGGTTGCAGTGGTAACGGCTTATGAGTAAATAGCGCTTATGAATAATGACTGAGGCAAGAAGCGGCAGATATGAACAATCGCTGTATGTTTGAGAAAGTTTTCAAGATTCACGCGGTGGCAGAATAGAAAGTGATGGCTTCGTTAATTCAGTATCGTTGATCCAATTCACGTGCATAGTCATATATATCCGAACGCCTATGTGAAATCCAGCGCGTCACCTCTCGCGTCAGGCAGTCTTGGTCCATTCTTCGCGCTCGTAAGTCAAGTCTTCAATCGAATCCCGCCGCTGAGTCTGAGTGAAGATTTTCATGGTATCAATATCTTTGAAGGTGGGAATGCGGCTCGTCGCTCATCGGGTTCGTTCGAAGTAGCCGCTAGATCCGGCAATCGCAACGGACTGGTCCATAACCCATTCACCAACACCAAGGTATCTATCGATCCAGCCAGTGAACTCTTTGTTCTCACCAGCGACTCTATCGGTTTTGAAACTGTTTTCTGATGATTAGAGATGATCGGGGGATGCGCGGGTGTTGTAGCTTACGTCAAGCCAGTTGATCGTTTCATGCCGGCGAGGAAAGCCGAGACTGGGAGATGTTAGCACATACAACACGCAAAGCTATCATTATTGGACAGCGGCGAAATGAGTTTAACTTACAGAGAACAGCGTCAAAAGCATAGTGTGTCAACCGTCCGACCTTTGACCAGAGTCCGAAAGTCAGCAGGTTAAGGAGCTGTGAGGAGTCTTTAGCCACAAGGGCATAGCTCCGGGGGGGTTGGGTGGTTTAGAAGATACATACCACCATGATGCAGGTCTTGTAAGATGAGTTGCTGAAAATTAAAAATCGTCTGGTCTTTCGGTCTGGTCTCGGATTGTACTGTAGGATCTCGCGGTGTGCAGGCTCGTGAACGGAGTCGTTGATCGAACAACCTTGGCTTAGTCCAGTATCATGCGACAACAGCCCGCCTCGGGCACCAGGCGGAAGTGGAGTCATCCGGCAGCCCGGCGCATAAAGCTCCGGGGAAGAGCCATATCACGTGCTGGACCAGACAATGGGATCTGTTTTTGATTGTGGATGTGAAGATGCAAGACATTCGAGATGCAAACAGTTGGTTCAGATGATATTGGCATCAATCCGTTAAAGATAACTAGGCTGAACATGGAATAGCTGATAATGGCATGATACTATCCCCAGATGTACGTTTACTCGAATCTGTTGTGTAAATGACTCAATATACTTCGCTTATACGGACTTGACAGCGGAATAGACTGATACGGAAATGCGCTTGAATCGAACTCAATTAGATCAATGGGGTTCAATTACTATGTTGCAGCATCACAGCACGTTGCGACGTACAACCGCCGCTAGTCTCGTAGTCGCCGAGCAGAAGCAACCGCTTGTTCGCTCGCATTCCGGCGTTATTACAGGAAATCCACTCACAACTTTTTTTCATGTCAATGTCTGCGTGGGACAGGTTGAGGTCCAGACACGAGAGGGGTTCAAGGGTCTGGAGAGACTTCGCCGAGTGCCTCGCCGTGTCTATcccaagaagagcaaggGGGTCGGTCGGAGTCAGAGTTAAAGGTAAGAGCCCAATGAGTAAAACAAAAAATAATCCCTCATCGATGAGGCATAAGATAGCATGGCGGCATATAACAGCAT is part of the Fusarium poae strain DAOMC 252244 chromosome 4, whole genome shotgun sequence genome and encodes:
- the ATG28 gene encoding Autophagy protein 28 (BUSCO:24990at5125) encodes the protein MFNRIPSPRQRLSIPLRSPPIREVSEYDLDELEPRSDDVLFDQEPPRPRLRKNMQPVSTTSTRRSSSLASWDSKHRYSNSPPNTRSKPIFAGPPPPIASSVMINQQTSRQSTVSSHGDNGRGYGLLSASRFGSSSPSQKHVDNRPRLDSIWRSLQRREKALERDIQQLLDLQASGLIAGSGEGGSESNFGSDTGTGESTFYSTATSKSRMMNSLHMPTRSTPDGNVIPVRQPVSNKPRGLKSARVGLQRAMAALSELKTEEDLHLSTALEQRKDALAYLDKMSKRRDDIYSELHALEDDEEEPLGQELRSLQAEQQELDHDIQRLEEKLAGAKRRRRWVREKMEDVKGRREAGLSGYRAAGRDIDMEVRTLMQTPPVTPLDVDALGHGGSSRPKENMDILRGTEFLQLRPERRTVEMARTWWQGEITALECRKAQISEDRQALVEGSEVWSDVTGLVAQFEAKLRELVKASQAGDADEEPQQAAMQNQLSEMDDVVQELQKRLQLVESKHWNLLICAIGAELEAFVEAKALLRDTLGLPEPTAAVDSPTHDDPLDKAEEISQEERAESHDESDNEVPADLLVSGMESHDLELPESPQQQSVILRRGSTGNNEVPAEFFAELHDPNKIE
- a CDS encoding hypothetical protein (TransMembrane:2 (i51-75o81-98i)), encoding MTPLPPGARGGLLSHDTGLSQGCSINDSVHEPAHREILQYNPRPDRKTRRFLIFSNSSYKTCIMVLLNLLTFGLWSKVGRLTHYAFDAVLFSAFLAGMKRSTGLTFKTDRVAGENKEFTGWIDRYLGVGEWVMDQSVAIAGSSGYFERTR